A genomic window from Candidatus Denitrolinea symbiosum includes:
- a CDS encoding DNA and RNA helicases superfamily I, whose product MAKLYPERLPEHVLSDPRREAERKVFESLSRLGPSFYVFYNVAWQVRDPRSGARDGEADFIIAHPELGLMILEVKGGQVRYDANQKQWFSKDRQGIEHEIKDPIEQARNSKGALLSKFKELPGWEQRFLTIAYLAVFPDVVTEQTNLRPDLPLQLALDSRDLLNIETKIKEGFEWYLGEERTRGALGMDRLRLLEGFLGQSFSLRTPLGVELANEEQRLIELTADQMKVLQFIQSHRRVFIEGCAGSGKTMLALEKARQLAGQGFDTLLLCFNAPLAEYLHQRVTDEISVFHFHGLCKHLAKEAGIGYRAHRSEEEYFNEVLPQMLLDAIDELGPQFDAIIVDEGQDFRDEWWEILFFLLRDQHQGIFYVFYDSNQNIYHRPASLTQMISVEPFTLWENCRNTRAIHNVVKGFHHNPTVLTCRGPEGREPEIFYFSTPHEQGERVKKTLHHLVNDEKVEPSNIVLLTTRSPEKTSFVPGKKFGNFVLMEWGDLNLRKNDIRVSSAHRFKGLESRVVILTGLEDNDPSWLNPLLYVACSRARAHLIVVAHERTHAQLENIFRSSTRQP is encoded by the coding sequence ATGGCGAAACTATATCCGGAACGATTGCCCGAACATGTACTCAGTGACCCCAGACGGGAAGCCGAGAGAAAAGTGTTTGAGTCCCTCTCAAGATTGGGACCGTCTTTTTATGTTTTCTACAACGTCGCCTGGCAAGTACGAGATCCGAGGAGCGGAGCACGTGATGGTGAGGCTGACTTTATTATTGCTCATCCAGAGTTGGGGCTGATGATCTTGGAGGTCAAAGGCGGGCAGGTTCGCTATGATGCAAATCAGAAACAATGGTTCAGTAAAGACCGCCAAGGGATCGAACACGAAATCAAAGACCCAATCGAGCAGGCGCGAAACAGCAAGGGAGCATTGTTATCCAAGTTCAAAGAATTGCCAGGATGGGAGCAGCGTTTCCTGACCATTGCTTATTTGGCAGTCTTTCCTGATGTTGTAACGGAACAAACTAATTTGCGACCAGACCTCCCGCTCCAGTTGGCACTGGATTCCCGAGATCTGCTTAACATTGAAACTAAAATCAAAGAGGGATTCGAGTGGTACCTTGGGGAGGAACGAACGCGCGGTGCCTTGGGAATGGATCGTTTGCGACTGTTGGAAGGCTTTTTGGGGCAATCGTTTTCCTTGCGTACACCACTCGGCGTGGAATTGGCGAACGAGGAGCAGCGCCTGATCGAACTGACGGCGGATCAGATGAAAGTACTTCAGTTCATTCAAAGCCATCGCAGGGTGTTCATCGAGGGTTGTGCAGGCTCAGGCAAAACGATGCTGGCATTGGAAAAGGCGCGGCAACTCGCGGGTCAGGGATTTGACACACTTTTGCTCTGTTTCAACGCGCCTCTGGCGGAATATCTCCATCAACGTGTGACTGATGAGATAAGCGTTTTCCACTTTCATGGTTTGTGCAAGCATTTGGCGAAGGAAGCAGGGATCGGCTATCGCGCTCATCGAAGTGAAGAGGAATACTTCAACGAAGTATTACCCCAAATGCTTCTAGATGCCATTGACGAATTGGGACCTCAGTTTGACGCCATTATCGTAGACGAAGGACAGGATTTCCGTGATGAATGGTGGGAGATTTTGTTCTTTCTATTGCGCGACCAACATCAAGGGATCTTCTATGTCTTTTACGACAGTAATCAGAACATCTATCACCGTCCTGCTAGCCTAACACAAATGATAAGTGTTGAGCCTTTTACCTTGTGGGAAAATTGCCGCAACACGCGTGCGATTCACAACGTAGTCAAGGGATTTCATCACAACCCAACAGTACTTACCTGCCGAGGACCCGAAGGAAGAGAGCCTGAAATCTTTTACTTCTCAACCCCCCATGAGCAGGGAGAACGGGTTAAGAAAACCCTGCATCATCTGGTGAACGATGAGAAAGTTGAACCGTCGAACATTGTCTTGCTCACCACCCGCTCGCCAGAGAAAACATCCTTCGTTCCAGGAAAGAAATTTGGGAACTTCGTCCTAATGGAATGGGGCGATCTCAATTTGCGCAAGAATGATATTCGCGTGAGTAGCGCCCATCGCTTCAAAGGTTTGGAAAGCCGAGTCGTCATCTTGACTGGACTGGAAGACAATGACCCATCGTGGCTAAATCCATTGTTATACGTTGCCTGCTCGCGCGCCCGAGCACATTTGATTGTTGTTGCACATGAACGTACCCACGCTCAACTTGAGAATATTTTTCGATCATCAACGAGGCAACCATGA
- a CDS encoding DNA methylase: protein MPQLDLLTEKTVPQRNEEERRVWLEKLRLRLQDPEFRKTPGFPKASDEAILALSDPPYYTACPNPFLAEIIEKWERERPPLPSGEGLGVRAYHRDPFASDVSEGKNDPIYNAHSYHTKVPHKAIMRYILHYTDPGDVVLDGFCGTGMTGVAAQLCGDKKTVESLGYRVDEEGVIWDGDKPISRLGARKAVLIDLSPAATFIAYNYNTPVDARAFEREAKRILAEVEKECGWMYETWHASPSPSGRGDRGEGERVKGKINYTVWSDVFLCPSCGTEMIFWNVAVDHKKGSVREDWDCPSCRTRLSKSPRKESRTQRAERAFETKYDRALGQTVRMAKQVPVLINYSVGKKRHEKRPDEHDLALIEKIENSDIPYPFPTTPMMFKGDNWGDTWRAGVHAGITHAHHFYTRCNLWALATLWSKISKEDDFRTKQALKLVFTAIIPYASKLRRFRADKKGGGPLSGTLYVASIITPPNVFLSFQRNVQFISQALIELQNNRLDALIGANSSESANLNSNFVDYVFVDPPFGGNLMYSELNFLWEAWLGVFTNNEPEAVVNKTQRKGLPEYQALMESCFREFYRVLKPNRWMTVEFHNSQNAVWNSILEALLRAGFMIADVRTLDKKQGTFKQVTTTSAVKQDLIISAYKPAAEFEQKFIAENGSVRGAWEFISQHLEHVAPPTLKGDHLIEFIEERAPYLLYDRMVAYHIQRGLSVPLSAPEFYQGLKERFAERDGMFFTFPQAAKYDRLRLQAERVEQLPLFITDEKSAIQWLRRQLDSEQGDGPQTYSELANKFKKELHQVSYESMPELRDILEENFLKDDTDRWYLPDPGKESDMQALREKGLLREFALYLKGKGRLKTFRLEAIRAGFSRAWKEREYVTIVQVAERLPARVFEDDPQLMMYADNARLRADALPKQEKLF from the coding sequence ATGCCTCAACTGGATCTGCTTACCGAAAAGACCGTTCCTCAACGCAACGAAGAAGAACGCCGAGTCTGGTTGGAAAAACTGCGCCTGCGTTTACAGGATCCTGAATTTCGGAAGACACCAGGTTTCCCGAAAGCCAGCGACGAAGCGATTCTGGCGCTCTCCGACCCGCCCTATTACACTGCCTGCCCGAATCCCTTTCTGGCTGAAATCATCGAGAAATGGGAACGGGAACGTCCCCCTCTCCCTTCGGGAGAGGGGTTAGGGGTGAGGGCATATCACCGCGATCCCTTCGCCTCGGATGTGTCTGAAGGCAAGAACGACCCGATCTACAATGCGCACTCTTACCATACCAAGGTCCCGCACAAAGCGATCATGCGTTACATTCTGCATTACACCGACCCTGGCGACGTGGTGCTGGACGGCTTTTGCGGCACGGGCATGACAGGCGTCGCGGCGCAATTATGCGGCGACAAGAAAACCGTGGAAAGCCTTGGTTACCGCGTGGATGAAGAAGGCGTGATCTGGGATGGAGATAAGCCCATCTCGCGGTTGGGGGCGCGCAAAGCGGTGTTGATTGATCTCTCTCCCGCCGCGACCTTCATTGCCTATAACTACAACACACCTGTAGATGCACGCGCCTTCGAACGCGAAGCCAAACGCATTCTGGCAGAGGTGGAAAAGGAATGCGGCTGGATGTATGAAACGTGGCATGCTTCCCCCTCTCCCTCTGGGAGAGGGGACAGGGGTGAGGGAGAGCGTGTCAAAGGCAAAATCAATTACACTGTTTGGTCAGATGTTTTCCTCTGCCCATCCTGCGGGACGGAGATGATCTTCTGGAACGTGGCAGTGGATCACAAAAAAGGGAGTGTGCGCGAGGATTGGGACTGCCCCTCCTGCCGTACCCGCCTGAGCAAAAGCCCGCGCAAGGAGAGCCGCACCCAGCGCGCCGAGCGCGCCTTCGAGACCAAATATGACCGCGCCCTGGGGCAGACCGTGCGCATGGCAAAGCAAGTGCCCGTGCTGATCAATTATTCAGTAGGCAAAAAACGCCACGAAAAACGCCCTGATGAACATGACCTGGCGCTCATCGAGAAGATCGAGAACAGCGATATTCCTTATCCTTTTCCTACTACACCCATGATGTTCAAAGGCGACAATTGGGGAGATACGTGGCGTGCGGGAGTTCATGCTGGCATTACACACGCCCACCACTTCTACACCCGCTGCAATCTATGGGCGCTGGCGACATTATGGAGCAAGATCAGTAAAGAGGATGATTTTCGTACCAAGCAAGCACTGAAACTGGTATTTACAGCGATCATTCCTTATGCTTCTAAATTGCGCCGCTTCAGAGCCGATAAGAAAGGTGGAGGACCTTTATCGGGGACTCTGTATGTTGCAAGCATCATAACTCCACCAAACGTATTCCTTTCTTTCCAACGAAACGTTCAGTTTATTTCTCAAGCATTAATTGAATTGCAAAATAATAGATTGGATGCCTTGATTGGTGCGAATTCTTCAGAAAGCGCAAATCTGAATAGCAATTTTGTTGATTATGTTTTCGTTGATCCACCATTCGGTGGCAATTTGATGTATTCCGAACTCAACTTCCTATGGGAAGCCTGGCTGGGCGTATTTACGAACAACGAACCCGAAGCGGTAGTGAACAAAACTCAGCGCAAGGGTTTGCCTGAATATCAGGCATTGATGGAGTCTTGTTTTCGTGAGTTTTACCGCGTTCTCAAACCCAATCGCTGGATGACGGTTGAGTTTCATAACTCACAGAATGCCGTTTGGAACAGCATTCTCGAAGCCTTGTTACGGGCGGGCTTTATGATTGCGGATGTTCGCACGCTGGATAAAAAGCAAGGCACATTCAAACAAGTCACAACCACCAGCGCGGTCAAGCAAGACCTGATCATCTCTGCTTACAAGCCCGCGGCGGAATTCGAGCAAAAATTTATTGCTGAAAACGGCAGTGTACGCGGGGCATGGGAATTCATTAGCCAGCATTTGGAGCACGTCGCTCCGCCAACGCTCAAAGGAGACCATCTCATCGAGTTCATCGAAGAGCGCGCACCTTACCTCCTCTATGACCGCATGGTGGCGTATCACATCCAGCGCGGGTTGTCCGTGCCGCTTTCCGCGCCTGAGTTTTATCAAGGCTTGAAAGAACGTTTCGCCGAACGCGATGGCATGTTCTTCACCTTCCCGCAGGCAGCAAAGTATGACCGTCTGCGCTTGCAGGCGGAACGCGTCGAGCAGTTGCCACTATTCATCACCGACGAGAAGAGCGCAATCCAGTGGCTGCGCCGTCAACTCGATTCTGAGCAGGGCGATGGTCCGCAGACCTATTCGGAGTTGGCGAACAAATTCAAAAAGGAACTGCACCAGGTTTCATACGAGTCCATGCCTGAACTGCGCGACATCTTGGAAGAAAATTTCCTGAAAGACGATACGGATCGCTGGTATTTGCCCGATCCTGGCAAAGAGAGCGACATGCAGGCATTGCGCGAGAAGGGTCTCCTGCGCGAGTTTGCCCTATATCTCAAAGGCAAGGGGCGGCTAAAAACTTTTCGTCTTGAGGCGATCCGCGCAGGATTCAGCCGCGCCTGGAAAGAACGCGAGTATGTCACCATCGTCCAGGTCGCGGAGCGTCTCCCTGCGCGCGTCTTCGAGGATGATCCGCAATTGATGATGTATGCCGATAACGCCCGTCTGCGCGCCGACGCGTTGCCGAAACAGGAGAAATTGTTTTAG